The following are encoded together in the Thalassolituus oleivorans MIL-1 genome:
- a CDS encoding choice-of-anchor I family protein, whose product MQVSILRAACLAATLGLVACGGNDGKDGSNGLNGLDGTTTTVTQDGAPGLAGNDGQNGTDGKSAPRDLQLDVVGRYASGSYGKSAAEIVQFHKNSNSAMAINGADNRIDVISLAGLPTVAVANAFNDNSLSSTPFNLPTEVTVSGDEVIALGAVDSLSVYGDLLAVAMASANKTDPGAVLFYTLDAAGAGTLLKAVKVGSLPDMVTFTPDGSKVVVANEGEPDTDYVVDPEGSISIIAITAGVPSDTATLIDFDDMIFASALLDPEDYDTDEERRALLQAEDVKFASPAGTTVSQDLEPEYIAISSDSKTAYVTLQENNAIAILNLENNEVKVRGLGLKDWSQYALDYTDKDEVPLFSKVDNVFGLYQPDSIAAYEWNGATFVVTANEGDSRDWNAYSEEVRVKDLTLSTEMDVIYDQHGGKNGLGRLKVTNAVGDADENGEYEALYAFGARSFSIWDQNGTQVFDSGDDFGRITASVLGSNFNSAHTENKGDNRSDDKGAEPEAITTGEINGRTYAFIGLERVGGIFVYDITNPFAATFVAYTNNRDFSTTFEMDDDLADPCDVAEGMDCTQVPNTGDLGPEGIKFISATESPNGNPLIVIGNEVSGSVTVYQIMEL is encoded by the coding sequence ATGCAAGTATCAATTCTACGCGCGGCCTGCTTAGCGGCAACATTAGGCTTAGTAGCTTGTGGCGGCAACGATGGTAAAGACGGCAGCAATGGCCTTAATGGCTTAGACGGTACCACAACCACAGTAACTCAAGATGGCGCCCCTGGCTTAGCCGGTAACGACGGCCAAAATGGCACCGACGGCAAAAGTGCACCTCGCGACTTACAACTTGATGTTGTCGGTCGTTATGCCAGCGGTTCTTACGGCAAAAGCGCAGCCGAGATTGTGCAATTCCACAAAAATTCAAACTCAGCAATGGCAATCAATGGCGCCGACAATCGCATCGACGTTATTAGCCTTGCCGGCTTGCCGACGGTTGCCGTAGCCAACGCCTTTAATGACAACAGCCTAAGCTCAACGCCATTTAACTTGCCGACGGAAGTTACCGTATCGGGTGACGAAGTCATTGCTTTGGGTGCGGTTGACTCCCTAAGTGTTTATGGCGATTTATTAGCGGTTGCTATGGCGTCAGCCAACAAAACTGACCCGGGTGCTGTGTTGTTTTACACATTAGATGCCGCCGGTGCAGGTACCTTGCTTAAAGCGGTAAAAGTGGGCTCATTACCTGATATGGTGACCTTCACTCCAGACGGCAGCAAAGTCGTCGTTGCTAACGAAGGTGAGCCAGATACAGATTACGTCGTCGATCCTGAAGGTTCGATTTCTATTATTGCCATCACTGCAGGCGTTCCATCGGATACAGCAACACTTATCGACTTTGACGATATGATCTTCGCTAGCGCCTTACTCGATCCTGAAGATTACGATACCGATGAAGAGCGTCGCGCATTACTGCAAGCTGAAGATGTAAAATTCGCTTCACCTGCGGGCACGACCGTTTCGCAGGATCTTGAACCTGAATACATTGCTATCTCAAGCGACAGCAAAACCGCTTACGTTACTCTGCAAGAAAACAATGCCATCGCTATTCTTAATCTGGAAAATAACGAAGTAAAAGTCCGCGGCTTAGGTTTAAAAGACTGGTCACAATACGCTCTTGATTACACAGATAAAGACGAAGTACCGCTATTCAGTAAAGTGGATAACGTATTTGGTTTATATCAGCCGGATTCAATTGCCGCTTACGAATGGAATGGTGCTACTTTCGTTGTTACAGCAAACGAAGGCGACTCGCGCGATTGGAATGCATACTCAGAAGAAGTAAGAGTAAAAGACTTAACCCTCTCTACTGAAATGGATGTCATTTATGATCAACACGGCGGTAAGAACGGTTTAGGTCGTCTAAAAGTTACCAACGCGGTGGGCGATGCTGACGAGAATGGCGAATACGAAGCCTTGTACGCTTTTGGTGCTCGCTCCTTCTCTATCTGGGATCAAAATGGCACCCAAGTATTCGACTCTGGTGATGATTTCGGTCGTATTACCGCAAGTGTTTTAGGCTCAAATTTTAACTCTGCGCATACAGAGAATAAAGGTGATAACCGTTCGGATGACAAAGGTGCAGAACCAGAAGCCATCACTACTGGCGAAATTAATGGCCGCACTTATGCCTTTATCGGTCTTGAGCGTGTTGGTGGTATTTTCGTTTATGACATCACCAACCCATTTGCTGCGACATTTGTGGCCTATACCAATAACCGTGACTTTAGCACCACGTTTGAAATGGACGACGATTTAGCCGACCCATGTGACGTTGCTGAAGGTATGGATTGTACTCAAGTGCCAAATACAGGCGACCTTGGCCCAGAAGGCATTAAATTCATCAGTGCAACGGAAAGCCCGAACGGTAATCCATTAATCGTAATCGGTAATGAAGTCAGTGGCTCGGTAACGGTTTACCAAATCATGGAGTTGTAG
- the aroE gene encoding shikimate dehydrogenase has translation MTDLYAVVGNPIGHSKSPRIHLEFAAETKQDLFYKAILVPLDGFDTEAKRFFKHGGLGMNITVPFKEDAYRFADEYTPRAQRAQAVNTLKRLDDGRLLADNTDGAGLVRDITVNNNIALKDKRILLLGAGGAVRGVLQPLLAEQPNCIVIANRTVNKAEQLAEDFADLGKVSGLGFADVDEPFDVIINATSASLSGELPPLNPSIISPETVCYDMMYGNSATVFNQWATEQGAKLTIDGLGMLVEQAAEAFFLWRGVRPSTAHLMKTLRDERRTR, from the coding sequence ATGACCGATCTTTATGCAGTAGTCGGCAACCCTATTGGCCACAGTAAATCACCGCGAATTCATTTGGAATTTGCGGCAGAAACCAAACAAGATTTATTTTACAAAGCTATTTTGGTGCCGCTGGATGGCTTCGATACTGAAGCAAAACGTTTTTTTAAACATGGCGGACTAGGAATGAATATAACCGTTCCTTTTAAAGAAGATGCCTATCGTTTTGCGGATGAATACACGCCACGAGCTCAGCGGGCACAAGCAGTTAATACGCTGAAGCGCCTTGACGATGGTCGCTTATTAGCCGACAACACCGACGGCGCCGGACTCGTACGCGATATTACCGTGAATAATAATATCGCCCTAAAAGATAAGCGTATTTTGTTATTGGGTGCTGGCGGTGCTGTACGTGGGGTTTTGCAACCGCTGCTTGCAGAACAACCCAATTGCATCGTGATCGCTAATCGTACGGTAAACAAAGCAGAGCAACTAGCCGAAGATTTTGCCGATTTAGGCAAAGTATCAGGTTTAGGATTTGCTGATGTAGACGAGCCATTTGACGTTATTATTAATGCCACCTCAGCCAGTTTGAGTGGTGAATTGCCGCCGTTAAATCCCAGCATTATTTCACCTGAAACGGTTTGCTACGACATGATGTATGGCAATAGTGCAACTGTCTTTAATCAATGGGCGACAGAGCAAGGTGCCAAACTTACAATCGATGGTTTAGGAATGTTAGTAGAACAAGCGGCCGAGGCTTTTTTTCTATGGCGTGGAGTACGTCCCAGCACAGCACACCTGATGAAAACCTTGCGCGATGAGCGTCGCACACGTTAA
- the hemF gene encoding oxygen-dependent coproporphyrinogen oxidase, whose translation MSQPQHGCDIAAVKTFLLDLQDRICSAIEQADGQATFVEDTWDREQAESPLGLTGGGRTRVMIEGAVVEKGGVNFSHVRGATLPASATANRPELAGRSFQALGVSLVIHPSNPYIPTSHANVRFFVAEKEGEEPVWWFGGGFDLTPFYPFEEDVIHWHQTGKNLCTPFGDDVFPKYKKWCDDYFFLKHRNETRGVGGLFFDDLNTWNNELNFDKSFEFMQAVGNGYIDAYIPIIERRKNIPYGERERKFQCYRRGRYVEFNLVFDRGTIFGLQTGGRTESILMSMPPVAHWDYDWHPEAGSPEARLYTDFLPHKEWV comes from the coding sequence ATGAGTCAGCCTCAGCACGGTTGTGATATTGCCGCCGTAAAAACCTTTTTACTGGATCTTCAAGATCGTATTTGCAGCGCAATCGAGCAAGCTGATGGGCAAGCAACCTTCGTTGAAGACACTTGGGATCGAGAACAGGCAGAAAGTCCGCTAGGCCTCACCGGTGGCGGTCGTACTCGCGTAATGATCGAAGGTGCTGTGGTCGAAAAGGGTGGCGTTAACTTCTCCCATGTTCGAGGGGCCACGCTCCCTGCATCCGCTACTGCGAACCGACCTGAATTGGCCGGACGTAGCTTTCAGGCATTAGGGGTGTCGCTCGTGATTCACCCGAGCAACCCTTATATTCCAACGTCACACGCTAACGTGCGATTTTTTGTTGCGGAAAAAGAAGGTGAAGAACCAGTTTGGTGGTTTGGCGGCGGCTTTGACTTAACTCCATTTTATCCCTTTGAAGAAGACGTTATTCATTGGCACCAAACTGGAAAAAATTTATGTACGCCATTCGGCGACGATGTATTTCCAAAATATAAAAAATGGTGCGACGACTATTTCTTCTTAAAGCATCGCAATGAAACTCGCGGCGTTGGGGGTTTATTTTTCGACGATTTAAATACTTGGAATAACGAATTAAATTTCGATAAAAGTTTCGAATTCATGCAGGCCGTTGGCAACGGCTATATTGATGCCTACATCCCCATTATCGAACGTCGTAAAAATATTCCATACGGTGAACGTGAACGTAAATTTCAATGTTACCGTCGCGGTCGTTATGTCGAATTTAATTTAGTTTTTGATCGCGGCACCATTTTTGGTTTGCAAACCGGAGGTCGTACCGAATCAATTTTAATGTCCATGCCTCCAGTGGCTCATTGGGATTACGATTGGCATCCCGAAGCCGGCAGCCCAGAAGCGCGTCTTTACACTGACTTTTTACCTCATAAAGAATGGGTGTAA
- a CDS encoding L-threonylcarbamoyladenylate synthase — MNSWHIQQAIRCVRLGGVLAYPTEAVWGLGCDPRNAKAVRKILTMKSRPEHKGLVLVGSSLDQFDDWIKPLSPADLAQVQATWPGPTTWVLPCVDSVPVWLRGHHESLAIRVTDHPLVKTLCATIGPLVSTSANPAGKEPARSALRVRQYFAQQPDYILQGALGGRDKPSEIRTLDGKRLR; from the coding sequence TTGAACAGTTGGCACATTCAACAAGCCATACGCTGCGTGCGTTTAGGCGGCGTTTTAGCGTATCCCACTGAAGCGGTATGGGGTTTAGGTTGCGATCCGCGCAATGCTAAGGCCGTACGCAAAATTTTAACGATGAAATCACGCCCAGAGCATAAAGGCTTAGTGCTAGTAGGCTCTTCATTGGATCAATTTGACGATTGGATTAAACCGCTATCACCAGCAGACCTTGCTCAAGTACAAGCGACTTGGCCAGGGCCAACAACTTGGGTACTGCCATGTGTCGACAGTGTCCCAGTTTGGCTGCGTGGGCACCACGAAAGTCTTGCCATTCGTGTCACTGATCATCCATTAGTCAAAACCTTGTGCGCTACAATCGGCCCCTTGGTATCGACATCGGCGAATCCTGCTGGGAAAGAACCGGCAAGATCCGCTCTGCGAGTACGCCAGTACTTTGCCCAGCAGCCTGATTACATTTTACAAGGCGCTTTAGGTGGCAGAGATAAACCTTCGGAGATTCGAACTCTCGATGGCAAACGCCTACGCTGA
- the dprA gene encoding DNA-processing protein DprA produces MLMDELLTDELISAWWRLRQLPGFGTVTTNELLDQLGSPRALLRCDRQQLRSLGLSDTAIERWQFDESLSNGLDNLLNWRRQSGSGVLMVGTKDYPEALASLRDAPTFLYYSGNVQALQRPMIAMVGSRHPTPYGRQWARECAAELAASGITVVSGLALGIDGEAHEGAVRRGSTIAVLGSGPDQIYPARHLGLAHRICDQGMLLSEFAPGVTPQARHFPSRNRIISGMTLATIVVEADIKSGTMITARLAAEQGREVFALPGVVSNPLSRGPHQLIREGAALIENANDVLGELGLDIPAPQTNAEQQSLELESPLFENDQANTEFVETETITLREALRVKSPAPKAKPKAPRVAESVDVTSNSQNAAEVPELVTCIDYTTTSIDLIAIRSNLQMARLLPELLQLELDGWLQQQPGGYARIK; encoded by the coding sequence ATGCTCATGGATGAGCTGTTAACGGATGAACTCATCTCTGCGTGGTGGCGACTGCGACAACTGCCCGGTTTTGGCACCGTCACCACCAATGAACTCCTAGATCAACTCGGTAGTCCACGCGCCCTATTACGCTGCGACCGTCAACAGTTACGCTCCTTGGGATTAAGCGATACAGCGATTGAACGCTGGCAATTCGATGAGAGCCTAAGTAACGGCCTAGATAACCTATTAAACTGGCGCCGCCAAAGCGGTAGTGGTGTACTCATGGTGGGTACGAAAGACTATCCAGAGGCGTTAGCTAGCTTGAGAGACGCTCCCACCTTTTTATATTACAGCGGTAATGTTCAAGCGCTGCAGCGTCCCATGATTGCGATGGTGGGCAGCCGACACCCAACCCCCTATGGACGCCAATGGGCACGAGAGTGCGCTGCGGAACTTGCAGCTTCTGGGATTACAGTGGTGAGTGGTCTGGCTTTAGGTATCGACGGCGAAGCTCATGAAGGCGCAGTAAGGCGCGGAAGTACCATTGCCGTTCTGGGCAGCGGTCCAGATCAAATCTATCCGGCACGTCACCTTGGTTTAGCCCATCGCATCTGCGATCAAGGCATGTTGTTATCCGAGTTTGCTCCGGGGGTTACACCGCAAGCTCGTCACTTTCCATCACGTAATCGCATCATCAGCGGCATGACGCTAGCAACCATTGTGGTCGAAGCCGACATTAAAAGTGGCACTATGATCACCGCACGCTTAGCCGCAGAGCAAGGACGTGAAGTATTTGCTTTACCCGGCGTGGTCAGCAATCCATTGAGTCGCGGCCCACACCAGCTTATTCGTGAAGGCGCCGCTCTCATTGAGAACGCAAATGACGTGCTGGGTGAACTTGGGCTAGATATTCCCGCCCCACAAACAAACGCGGAACAACAAAGCCTTGAGCTAGAGTCCCCTTTATTTGAAAACGATCAAGCCAACACTGAGTTTGTAGAAACCGAAACTATTACGTTACGCGAAGCGTTACGAGTTAAATCACCAGCGCCGAAGGCCAAACCCAAAGCGCCTCGTGTCGCAGAGTCGGTCGATGTAACGAGTAACAGCCAAAACGCAGCAGAAGTACCCGAATTAGTGACCTGCATTGATTACACTACTACCAGCATTGATCTTATTGCCATACGCTCGAATCTGCAGATGGCACGCTTACTGCCCGAATTATTACAATTAGAACTCGATGGTTGGTTACAGCAACAGCCCGGCGGCTACGCCAGAATCAAATAA
- a CDS encoding LysM peptidoglycan-binding domain-containing protein gives MSKTIKRLLIAGLMCLSTTAIALDLKTDAPQRYTVQKGDTLWDISERFTDEAWQWPEIWYLNPQIENPHLIYPGDEIGLITVGGQQRVGVTQRGDTSRTVKLSPGDVKLMATARVEPIESAIPAIPMDAIRGFLRNHRVVDPAELAAAPHVISGVDEHLLMGAGSAIYARGKVDQVASAYSIFRKGQVYKDPETDEILGLEATDIGLGRVTKTEGDIMTLMLEKTNQQVAVGDRLLETEDRSLASSFIPKAPAQEVIGTILAVSGGVSQVGQYDVVVLNRGKRDGLEQGSVLLIEKAGVMVYDREAKEKVRLPREEAGSMMVFRVFDKMSYALIMRAVRPLRVGDMFNSPKQ, from the coding sequence ATGAGCAAAACCATCAAACGCCTTCTAATTGCTGGTTTGATGTGTCTTTCGACCACAGCCATAGCGTTAGACCTGAAAACGGACGCTCCTCAGCGCTACACAGTTCAGAAGGGCGACACCCTTTGGGACATCTCCGAACGCTTTACCGATGAAGCTTGGCAGTGGCCCGAGATTTGGTATCTCAACCCGCAAATCGAGAATCCTCACCTTATCTATCCAGGCGATGAAATCGGTCTCATTACGGTCGGCGGTCAACAACGCGTTGGTGTAACCCAACGTGGTGATACTAGCCGCACAGTGAAGCTATCTCCTGGCGACGTCAAACTCATGGCAACCGCCCGTGTAGAGCCCATAGAATCTGCAATCCCAGCCATTCCAATGGATGCAATTCGCGGCTTTCTACGCAACCACCGCGTAGTTGATCCAGCAGAATTAGCAGCGGCTCCACACGTTATTTCTGGCGTAGATGAGCACTTATTGATGGGCGCGGGCTCTGCTATTTATGCCCGCGGCAAAGTCGATCAAGTCGCTTCTGCATACAGCATTTTCCGTAAAGGTCAGGTCTATAAAGATCCTGAAACCGACGAAATTTTAGGTCTGGAAGCTACCGATATTGGTTTAGGTCGTGTTACTAAAACCGAAGGCGACATCATGACCTTGATGCTAGAAAAAACCAATCAACAAGTCGCCGTTGGTGACCGCTTATTAGAAACTGAGGATCGCTCTCTGGCTTCGAGCTTCATTCCCAAGGCTCCCGCACAAGAAGTAATCGGTACCATTCTAGCCGTTTCTGGTGGCGTGTCGCAGGTTGGCCAATACGACGTGGTTGTTTTAAACCGCGGCAAACGTGATGGTTTAGAGCAAGGTTCGGTTCTACTGATCGAAAAAGCAGGTGTCATGGTTTACGACCGTGAAGCGAAAGAAAAAGTACGTCTGCCACGCGAAGAAGCAGGCAGCATGATGGTATTCCGCGTGTTCGACAAAATGTCATATGCGTTAATTATGCGTGCGGTTCGTCCTCTGCGTGTTGGTGACATGTTCAATTCACCAAAACAGTAA
- the def gene encoding peptide deformylase encodes MAILEILEYPDQRLRTVAKPVTEFDNRIHRIVDDMFETMYDAPGIGLAASQVDIHERIITIDVSEEKTEPLVFINPEITVLEGEMETMQEGCLSVPGFYEDVTRVEHCLVKAFDRNGDAFEMECRGLLAVCIQHEIDHLEGKLMVDYISPLKRNRIKDKLEKKHKLEARQGKR; translated from the coding sequence ATGGCCATACTTGAAATACTTGAATATCCAGACCAACGTTTGCGTACCGTTGCCAAGCCGGTAACAGAGTTCGACAACCGCATTCATCGCATTGTCGATGATATGTTCGAAACCATGTACGATGCACCGGGCATTGGCCTCGCTGCATCTCAGGTTGATATCCACGAACGTATCATTACCATCGACGTGTCGGAAGAGAAAACCGAGCCGTTGGTCTTTATTAACCCTGAAATAACGGTTTTAGAGGGTGAAATGGAGACTATGCAGGAAGGTTGTCTCTCTGTGCCAGGCTTTTACGAAGATGTGACACGGGTTGAGCATTGTTTAGTGAAAGCATTTGATCGCAATGGCGACGCCTTTGAAATGGAATGTCGCGGTCTTCTGGCGGTATGCATTCAACACGAAATTGACCATCTCGAAGGTAAGTTGATGGTCGATTATATTTCGCCTCTCAAGCGCAATCGCATCAAAGATAAGCTCGAAAAGAAGCACAAACTCGAAGCCCGTCAGGGAAAACGCTAA
- the fmt gene encoding methionyl-tRNA formyltransferase has protein sequence MPLRIVFAGTPDFAADHLRALVASEHEVVAVYSQPDRPAGRGKKLQPSPVKQVALEHDIAVYQPLNFKQEADIADLRALNADVMVVVAYGLLLPQAVLDAPKYGCLNVHASLLPRWRGAAPIQRCIEAGDKVTGITIMQMNAGLDTGDMLAKITTGIFATDTGGSLHDRLAQLGPKSMLAVLADVEAGTLKPEVQNNGLACYAHKLSKQEALIDWSQSAETLALRIRAFNPFPMAYTLLGDERIRVLAAEARDSMTTLQPGTIASVANEGIDVACGEGTLRLTQVQLAGKKAMSVADVINGQPKLFQPLYVLAADL, from the coding sequence ATGCCATTACGAATTGTTTTTGCCGGTACGCCGGATTTTGCCGCTGATCATTTACGTGCGCTCGTTGCTTCTGAACACGAAGTTGTGGCCGTTTATAGTCAGCCAGATCGCCCAGCAGGGCGCGGTAAAAAATTACAGCCAAGCCCGGTGAAGCAAGTCGCCCTTGAGCATGATATCGCTGTTTATCAGCCGTTAAATTTCAAACAAGAAGCCGATATCGCCGATCTGCGAGCGCTTAATGCGGATGTGATGGTCGTGGTTGCCTATGGGTTGTTACTGCCACAAGCGGTACTGGATGCGCCGAAGTACGGCTGTTTGAATGTGCATGCCTCCTTGCTGCCACGCTGGCGTGGTGCTGCACCCATTCAACGCTGCATCGAAGCGGGTGATAAAGTCACCGGCATTACCATCATGCAAATGAATGCGGGCCTAGATACCGGCGATATGCTGGCGAAAATCACGACCGGAATTTTTGCTACGGATACCGGTGGTAGTTTGCACGATAGATTGGCGCAGCTGGGGCCTAAGTCAATGCTGGCGGTATTAGCGGATGTTGAAGCCGGCACATTAAAGCCTGAAGTACAGAATAATGGACTTGCTTGTTATGCCCACAAGCTGAGTAAACAAGAAGCCTTGATAGATTGGTCGCAATCGGCCGAAACCCTCGCATTGCGCATTCGTGCGTTTAACCCTTTTCCTATGGCCTATACCCTGCTTGGCGACGAGCGTATTCGGGTGTTAGCTGCTGAAGCACGAGACTCTATGACAACTCTACAACCCGGAACCATTGCCAGCGTTGCTAACGAAGGCATTGATGTTGCCTGTGGTGAAGGGACTTTGCGCTTAACGCAAGTGCAGTTGGCGGGCAAAAAAGCTATGTCGGTAGCCGATGTAATTAACGGCCAACCTAAGTTATTTCAGCCTTTGTATGTATTGGCGGCTGACCTTTGA
- the rsmB gene encoding 16S rRNA (cytosine(967)-C(5))-methyltransferase RsmB encodes MSGDHSPWSKAESKSTTVLSARVAAIHAVLGVMQGQSLNQLLPPLEARVDAADRGFLRDLALGSCRHYFRLNAITKMLLKRPFGEEDQDLHALMIVGLYQLEIQKKAPHAAVHATVESCEELGKGYAKSVVNACLRRYAREYEELRPPLDDNPVTATSHPKWLVKMLTKAWPEQWQNILTENNERPPLCLRVNRRHGSRDQYLQRLQDAGIEASSAPYSADGIYLVESCDVTALPGFADGDFSVQDEAAQLAASILAPQDGERILDACAAPGGKTCHILEYANADVTAVDLEEKRLPRVHENLARLQLSANVVCGDMCAIESWWDGQQYDAILLDVPCSATGVIRRHPDIKLLRRREDIEQLALVQQAVLASAWAMLKPGGRLLYATCSVMPEENSEQIRRFVAANADVTLTTLDKDWGTACNAGRQLFPQRLGHDGFYYALLVKQKAAKA; translated from the coding sequence TTGAGCGGCGATCACTCGCCTTGGTCGAAGGCTGAAAGCAAGTCGACAACCGTATTGAGCGCTCGCGTTGCTGCTATTCATGCGGTATTGGGAGTAATGCAAGGGCAGTCGTTGAATCAGCTATTGCCTCCATTAGAAGCGCGCGTGGACGCTGCTGATCGTGGCTTTTTACGCGACTTAGCACTCGGCAGCTGCCGGCATTACTTTCGTTTGAACGCCATTACTAAAATGCTGCTGAAACGTCCGTTTGGCGAAGAAGATCAAGATCTGCACGCTCTGATGATTGTTGGTTTATATCAGCTCGAAATTCAGAAAAAAGCGCCTCACGCGGCTGTGCATGCCACGGTTGAGAGTTGTGAAGAGTTAGGCAAGGGCTACGCTAAATCGGTCGTGAATGCCTGCTTGCGCCGCTATGCGCGCGAGTATGAAGAGCTGCGCCCACCACTGGACGACAATCCCGTTACTGCAACTAGCCATCCTAAGTGGTTAGTGAAAATGCTGACCAAAGCTTGGCCTGAGCAATGGCAAAACATTCTTACTGAAAATAACGAACGCCCACCGCTATGTTTGCGAGTTAATCGTCGTCACGGCAGCCGTGATCAGTATTTGCAGCGTTTGCAGGACGCCGGTATCGAAGCCAGCTCAGCCCCGTACTCAGCCGACGGAATTTATTTAGTCGAGAGCTGTGATGTGACCGCGTTACCGGGTTTTGCGGACGGTGATTTCAGTGTGCAAGACGAAGCTGCTCAGCTAGCAGCGTCGATATTGGCTCCGCAAGATGGTGAACGTATTCTTGATGCTTGTGCCGCTCCGGGGGGTAAAACTTGCCATATTCTGGAATACGCCAATGCAGACGTGACGGCGGTTGATCTAGAAGAAAAGCGTTTGCCGCGTGTGCACGAAAATTTAGCGCGCTTACAACTCAGCGCTAATGTCGTCTGCGGTGATATGTGTGCGATAGAGTCATGGTGGGATGGTCAGCAATACGATGCCATTTTGTTAGATGTGCCTTGCTCAGCTACTGGTGTGATTCGTCGTCATCCTGATATTAAGTTGCTGCGTCGCCGTGAAGACATTGAGCAATTGGCATTGGTGCAGCAGGCGGTACTAGCCAGCGCATGGGCAATGCTCAAGCCCGGTGGCCGTTTGTTATATGCCACTTGCTCGGTGATGCCAGAAGAGAACAGCGAGCAAATTCGTCGATTTGTTGCTGCGAATGCCGATGTAACACTAACAACGCTGGACAAAGACTGGGGAACGGCCTGTAATGCCGGGCGTCAGCTGTTTCCACAGCGTTTGGGGCATGACGGTTTTTACTACGCCTTGTTAGTTAAGCAAAAGGCTGCAAAAGCATAA
- the trkA gene encoding Trk system potassium transporter TrkA — protein sequence MKIIILGAGQVGGTLAENLANEQNDITVIDTDQVRLRELADRIDIKTVYGHGSYPQVMRDAGADDADMLVAVTNSDETNMVACQIAYTLFRTPTKISRIRSNAYLKQPELFKNDAFPIDVLISPEQVVTNYISRLLQYPGALQVLDFADERVQLVAVKAYYGGPLVGQAIHTLKDHLPNIDARVAAVFRRNKAIEPTGDTVIEADDEVFFVAARAHIKKVMNELRRAEDSYKRVMIAGGGNIGYRLAKTLEKDYKMKLIEHDEERARYLSENLTSTVVLLGSATDKALLEEENIENTDVFCALTNDDEVNIMSSLLAKRLGARKVMTLINKAAYVDLVQGGMIDVAISPQQATIGSLLTHVRRGDVVNVHSLRRGAAEAIEAIAHGDSHSSKVVGRRIKDISLPPGTTIGAIVRGEEVIMATSDVVVESNDHVILFVMNKRHISDVERLFQVGLGFF from the coding sequence ATGAAAATCATTATTTTGGGAGCCGGCCAGGTAGGCGGCACATTGGCAGAAAACTTAGCCAATGAACAAAACGACATTACCGTGATTGATACCGATCAGGTGCGGTTGCGTGAGTTAGCGGATCGTATTGATATCAAAACCGTATACGGCCATGGCTCGTATCCACAGGTGATGCGTGATGCTGGGGCGGATGATGCTGATATGTTGGTAGCGGTCACTAACTCTGACGAAACCAACATGGTGGCCTGTCAGATTGCTTACACCTTGTTCCGTACACCGACCAAGATCAGTCGTATTCGCTCGAATGCTTACCTTAAACAACCTGAGTTGTTTAAGAATGATGCCTTCCCAATCGACGTTTTGATTTCGCCAGAGCAAGTCGTTACTAACTACATCAGCCGTTTACTGCAGTACCCAGGTGCATTGCAGGTACTCGACTTTGCTGATGAACGCGTGCAGTTAGTGGCCGTGAAAGCCTATTACGGCGGGCCACTGGTGGGTCAAGCCATTCATACGCTGAAAGATCACTTACCGAATATCGACGCACGAGTAGCTGCGGTATTCCGCCGCAATAAGGCGATTGAGCCTACCGGCGATACTGTGATCGAGGCCGATGATGAGGTCTTCTTCGTTGCTGCGCGTGCGCACATAAAAAAGGTAATGAACGAGCTTCGTCGTGCGGAAGATTCGTACAAGCGCGTCATGATCGCTGGTGGCGGTAACATTGGTTATCGCCTCGCTAAGACGCTCGAAAAAGATTACAAAATGAAGTTGATTGAGCACGATGAAGAACGTGCCCGCTATTTGAGTGAGAACCTAACCAGCACGGTGGTGTTATTGGGTAGTGCTACCGATAAGGCGTTGCTGGAAGAAGAAAATATCGAGAATACCGACGTCTTTTGTGCTCTGACCAACGACGATGAAGTGAATATCATGTCGTCTTTACTGGCGAAACGCTTGGGTGCGCGCAAGGTCATGACTCTGATTAACAAAGCGGCTTATGTCGATTTAGTGCAGGGAGGCATGATCGACGTTGCTATTTCGCCTCAGCAAGCAACGATTGGTAGTTTGCTTACTCATGTGCGCCGAGGTGATGTAGTTAATGTTCACTCATTACGTCGCGGTGCTGCAGAAGCCATTGAAGCGATTGCCCATGGCGATAGCCACTCATCTAAAGTGGTTGGGCGGCGGATTAAAGATATTAGTTTGCCACCGGGTACGACCATTGGTGCAATTGTGCGTGGTGAAGAAGTTATTATGGCCACGTCGGATGTGGTTGTGGAATCAAACGACCATGTGATCTTGTTCGTGATGAATAAGCGTCATATCTCGGATGTTGAGCGCTTGTTCCAAGTCGGTCTTGGCTTCTTCTAG